From Ovis aries strain OAR_USU_Benz2616 breed Rambouillet chromosome 21, ARS-UI_Ramb_v3.0, whole genome shotgun sequence, a single genomic window includes:
- the PNPLA2 gene encoding patatin-like phospholipase domain-containing protein 2 (The RefSeq protein has 4 substitutions, 2 frameshifts compared to this genomic sequence), producing MFPKETTWSVLVAGCGFLGVYHIGVASCLREHAPFLVANATHIYGASAGALTATALVTGICLGEAGANIIEVSKEARKRFLGPLHPSFNMVKTIRSCLLKSLPADCHGCASGRLGISLTRVSDGENVIITHFNSKEELIQANVCSTFIPVYCGLIPPSLQGVRYVDGGISDNLPLYELKNTITVSPFSGESDICPQDSSTNIHELRVTNTSIQFNLRNLYRLSKALFPPEPLVLREMCKQGYRDGLRFLRRNGLLNRPNPLLALPPSQPPAPEDADAEEGAVAMERTGGKDHPPPPREDHILEHLPSRLNEALLEACMEPTDLLTTLSNTLPVRLATAMMVPYTLPLESAVSFTIRLLEWLPDVPEDIRWMKEQTGSVCQYLVMRAKSKLGSRLPSRLSEQVELRRARSLPSVPLSCAAYSEALPSWVRNSLSLGDVLAKWEECQRQLLLGLFCTNVAFPPDALRMRAPAGPAPAPPQHPPSSPPC from the exons ATGTTCCCCAAGGAGACGACGTGGAACATCTCGTTCGCGGGCTGCGGCTTCCTCGGCGTCTACCATATCGGAGTGGCCTCCTGCCTCCGCGAGCACGCGCCCTTCCTGGTGGCCAACGCCACGCACATCTACGGCGCCTCGGCCGGGGCGCTCACGGCCACGGCGTTGGTCACCGGGATCTGCCTGG GTGAAGCTGGTGCCAATATCATCGAGGTGTCCAAGGAGGCCCGGAAGCGGTTCTTGGGCCCGCTGCACCCTTCCTTCAACATGGTGAAGACCATCCGGAGCTGCCTgctgaagagtctgcctgctgaCTGCCACGGGTGTGCCAGCGGCCGCCTAGGCATCTCTCTGACCCGCGTCTCTGATGGCGAGAACGTCATTATAACCCACTTCAATTCCAAAGAGGAGCTTATCCAG GCCAATGTCTGCAGCACCTTCATCCCCGTGTACTGCGGCCTCATCCCCCCTTCCTTCCAGGGCGTG CGCTATGTGGACGGCGGCATCTCGGACAACCTGCCGCTCTATGAGCTCAAGAACACCATCACGGTGTCCCCCTTCTCGGGCGAGAGTGACATCTGCCCGCAGGACAGTTCCACCAACATCCACGAGCTCCGAGTCACCAACACCAGCATCCAGTTCAACCTGCGCAACCTCTACCGCCTCTCCAAGGCCCTGTTCCCGCCTGAGCCCCTG GTGCTTCGAGAGATGTGCAAACAGGGCTACAGGGATGGCCTCCGTTTCCTGCGGCGGAACG gtctcctgaaccgGCCCAACCCCTTGCTGGCACTGCCCCccagccagccccctgcccccgaGGATGCCGACGCAGAGGAGGGGGCAGTGGCCATGGAGAGGACTGGAGGGAAGGACCACCCGCCTCCGCCCAGGGAGGATCACATCCTGGAGCACCTGCCCTCAAGGCTCAatgagg CCCTGCTGGAGGCCTGCATGGAGCCCACGGACCTGCTGACCACGCTCTCCAACACGCTGCCCGTGCGTCTGGCCACGGCCATGATGGTACCCTACACTCTGCCCCTGGAGAGCGCGGTGTCCTTCACCATCCG CTTGCTCGAGTGGCTGCCCGACGTCCCTGAGGACATCCGGTGGATGAAGGAGCAGACGGGCAGCGTCTGCCAGTACCTGGTGATGCGCGCCAAGAGGAAGCTGGGCAGCCGCCTGCCCTCCAG GCTGTCGGAGCAGGTGGAGCTGCGCCGCGCCCGCTCGCTGCCCTCCGTGCCGCTGTCCTGCGCCGCCTACAGCGAGGCGCTGCCCAGCTGGATGCGCAACAGCCTGTCGCTGGGGGACGTGCTAGCCAAGTGGGAGGAGTGCCAGCGGCAGCTGCTGCTCGGGCTCTTCTGCACCAACGTGGCCTTCCCGCCGGACGCCCTGCGCATGCGCGCCCCCGCCGGCCCGGCCCCCGCTCCCCCGCAGCACCCGCCCAGCTCGCCCCCTTGCTGA
- the RPLP2 gene encoding large ribosomal subunit protein P2, whose product MRYVASYLLAALGGNSSPSAKDIKKILDSVGIEADDDRLNKVISELNGKNIEDVIAQGIGKLASVPAGGAVAVSAAPGSAAPAAGSAPAAAEEKKEEKKEESEESDDDMGFGLFD is encoded by the exons ATGCGTTACGTTGCCTCCTACTTGCTGGCCGCCCTCGGGGGCAATTCCTCCCCCAGCGCCAAGGACATCAAAAAGATCCTGGACAGCGTGGGCATCGAGGCAGACGACGACCGGCTCAACAAG GTCATCAGTGAGCTCAACGGAAAGAACATTGAGGACGTCATTGCCCAGG GTATCGGCAAGCTGGCCAGCGTGCCTGCTGGCGGGGCTGTGGCCGTCTCTGCTGCCCCAGGATCGGCAGCACCCGCTGCGGGTTCTGCTCCAGCCGCAG cggaggagaagaaggaggagaagaaggaagagtcGGAGGAGTCAGATGACGACATGGGCTTCGGCCTGTTTGACTAG
- the PIDD1 gene encoding p53-induced death domain-containing protein 1 isoform X1, producing the protein MAAVEAGPVPATSAPEDAARDASEAVSAGPEVPPLPAGNRLSLHLHPGGCRQLLRLCAQQAPQLLEVDFLQLSGHEDPQLLEAALARLPWSLPRLRSLVLKGGQRRDALGACLRGSLTTLPASLSSLAHLAHLDLSFNSLETLPACVPQMCGLDALLLSRNCLSELPAALGTLPALTFLAVTHNRLRTLPPALGALSSLQRLDLSGNLLEALPPEIGGLGSLAELNLASNRLQSLPSSLAGLRALRLFILHSNLLASVPASLACLPLLTRLDLRDNQLRDVPPELLEAPFVRLQGNPLGRPPPDPPSPPGTPVVPEMPRLLLTSDLDSFAVTPQGCSVTLACGVRLQFPAGAAAAPVTIRYRLWPPEPRLVPLGPHDALLSGVLELQPHGAAFQQEVGLWLLFVPPRARRCREVVVRTLSGNSWSDLETCLEEEAPTRLWAHCQVPHFSWFLVVSRPVSDARLVPPEGTLLCSSGHAGVRVTFPPGATEEPRRVRMQVVHVGSRALQALLGEPEAASSPLLCLSQSSPSSFLRPVTVQLPLPPGVTGLSLDRARLHLLHRAAPAAAWDDVTAQVALELTHLYARFRVTRFSWYWLWYTTKACVGSLAQKAWERLRLHRVNLIALQRRRDPKQVLLQCLPRSKVDATLRRLLERYRGPEPSDTVEMFEGEKFFAAFERGIDIDADRPDCVEGRLCFVFYSHLKNLKEVYVTTALDRRARAVRGQVSFYRGEVPEGVPEEAEAARQKRGPAALWMATLPIKLPRLRGCEGPTREPGLSLAPLNLGDAETGFLTQSNLLNVAGRLGPDWPAVALHLGLPYRELQRIRHEFRDDLDGQVRHMLFSWAERQAGQPGAAGRLVQALEQSDRRDVAEEVRAVLELGRRKYQEGIRHTSLAPRNLASPDRSPSPSPEPAQA; encoded by the exons ATGGCTGCGGTGGAGGCGGGGCCGGTGCCCGCGACATCAGCCCCAGAAGATGCTGCGAGAGATGCTTCAGAGGCTGTGAGTGCGGGGCCGGAGGTGCCCCCGCTCCCGGCAGGGAACCGGCTGAGCCTGCACCTGCACCCCGGGGGCTGCCGCCAGCTGCTGCGCCTCTGCGCCCAGCAGGCCCCTCAGCTGCTGGAGGTGGACTTCCTGCAGCTGAGTGGCCACGAGGACCCTCAGCTGCTGGAGGCCGCCCTGGCCCGGCTGCCTTGGAGCCTGCCACGCCTCCGCTCCCTGGTCCTCAAAG GTGGGCAACGTCGGGATGCCTTGGGTGCCTGCCTCCGGGGGTCGCTCACCACGCTGCCCGCCAGCCTGAGCAGCCTAGCCCACTTGGCCCACCTGGATCTGAGCTTCAACAGCCTGGAGACACTGCCGGCCTGCGTCCCCCAGATGTGTGGCCTGGACGCCCTCCTGCTGTCTCGTAACTGCCTCTCAGAACTGCCCGCGGCCCTGGGGACCCTCCCCGCCCTCACCTTCCTCGCCGTCACCCACAACCGCCTGCGAAcgctgcccccagccctgggggccCTGTCCAGCTTGCAGCGCCTCGATCTCTCTGGGAACTTGCTGGAGGCCCTGCCCCCTGAGATCGgaggcctggggagcctggccgAGCTCAATCTGGCCTCCAACCGGCTGCAGAGCCTCCCCAGCTCCCTTG CGGGGCTGCGGGCCCTACGGCTCTTCATTCTGCACAGCAACCTCCTGGCGTCGGTGCCCGCCAGCCTGGCCTGCCTCCCGCTGCTCACCCGGCTTGACCTGAGGGACAACCAGCTCCGGGACGTGCCCCCTGAGCTGCTGGAGGCCCCCTTCGTGCGGCTGCAAGGAAACCCCTTGGGCAGGCCCCCTCCTGACCCCCCTAGCCCCCCAG GGACACCCGTCGTCCCAGAAATGCCCAGGCTGCTGCTGACCTCAGATCTGGACAG CTTTGCCGTGACCCCCCAAGGCTGCTCCGTGACCTTGGCCTGCGGCGTCCGCCTGCAGTTCCCTGCGGGGGCTGCTGCTGCCCCCGTGACCATCCGCTACCGCCTGTGGCCGCCGGAGCCGCGCCTCGTGCCCCTGGGTCCCCACGACGCTCTGCTCAGCGGGGTCCTAGAGCTGCAGCCCCACGGGGCGGCCTTCCAGCAG GAGGTGGGCCTGTGGCTGCTCTTCGTGCCCCCGCGGGCCAGGCGTTGCCGCGAGGTGGTGGTCAGGACGCTGAGTGGCAACAGCTGGAGCGACCTAGAGacctgcctggaggaggaggcgCCCACG CGGCTCTGGGCCCACTGCCAGGTGCCCCACTTCTCCTGGTTCCTCGTGGTTTCGCGCCCTGTGTCCGACGCCCGCCTGGTGCCGCCGGAGGGGACGCTGCTGTGCTCCTCGGGACACGCCGGGGTCAGGGTCACCTTCCCCCCGGGGGCCACCGAGGAGCCGCGGCGCGTCCGCATGCAG GTGGTGCACGTGGGCAGCAGAGCGCTGCAGGCCCTGCTCGGGGAGCCCGAGGCGGCCTCCAGCCCCCTGCTCTGCCTCTCGCAGAGCAGCCCCTCGAGCTTCCTCCGGCCAGTCACTGTCCAGCTTCCTCTGCCGCCCGGCGTCACAG GCCTGAGTCTGGACCGTGCCCGCCTGCACCTGCTGCATCGGGCTGCCCCCGCGGCCGCCTGGGACGACGTCACGGCGCAGGTGGCCCTGGAGCTCACGCACCTGTACGCACGCTTCCGGGTCACGCGCTTCTCCTG GTACTGGCTCTGGTACACCACCAAGGCCTGCGTGGGGAGCCTGGCGCAGAAGGCCTGGGAGCGGCTGCGGCTGCACCGCGTGAACCTCATCGCGCTGCAGAGACGCCGGGACCCCAAGCAGGTCCTGCTGCAGTGCCTGCCCCGCAGCAAG GTGGACGCCACCCTGCGGCGGCTGCTGGAGCGATACCGCGGCCCTGAGCCCTCGGACACCGTGGAGATGTTTGAGGGCGAGAAGTTCTTCGCCGCCTTCGAGAGGGGAATCGACATCGACGCAG ACCGCCCCGACTGCGTGGAGGGCAGGCTCTGCTTTGTCTTCTACTCCCACCTGAAGAATTTGAAGGAGGTGTACGTGACCACCGCCCTGGACCGACGGGCTCGGGCCGTGAGGGGCCAG gTGTCCTTCTACCGGGGCGAGGTGCCGGAGGGAGTGCCTGAGGAGGCAGAGGCTGCCCGGCAGAAGAGGGGCCCAGCTGCCCTGTGGATGGCCACTCTGCCCATCAAGCTGCCC AGATTGCGGGGATGCGAGGGCCCGACCCGGGAGCCTGGCCTCTCCCTGGCACCTCTGAACCTGGGCGACGCCGAGACtggcttcctgacccagagcAACCTGCTGAATGTGGCCGGGCGCCTGGGCCCTGACTGGCCAGCTGTGGCCCTGCACCTGGGCCTGCCTTACCGTGAGCTCCAGCGCATCCGGCATGAGTTCCG GGATGACCTGGATGGGCAGGTCCGCCACATGCTCTTCTCCTGGGCGGAGCGCCAGGCTGGGCAGCCGGGGGCCGCGGGGCGCCTCGTGCAGGCTCTGGAGCAGAGTGACCGGCGGGACGTGGCCGAAGAGGTGCGGGCTGTCCTGGAGCTTGGCCGCCGCAAGTACCAAGAGGGCATCCGTCACACGAGCCTGGCCCCCAGGAACCTCGCCTCGCCTGACCGGTCGCCGTCACCTTCCCCAGAGCCTGCCCAGGCTTAG
- the PIDD1 gene encoding p53-induced death domain-containing protein 1 isoform X2, whose amino-acid sequence MAAVEAGPVPATSAPEDAARDASEAVSAGPEVPPLPAGNRLSLHLHPGGCRQLLRLCAQQAPQLLEVDFLQLSGHEDPQLLEAALARLPWSLPRLRSLVLKGGQRRDALGACLRGSLTTLPASLSSLAHLAHLDLSFNSLETLPACVPQMCGLDALLLSRNCLSELPAALGTLPALTFLAVTHNRLRTLPPALGALSSLQRLDLSGNLLEALPPEIGGLGSLAELNLASNRLQSLPSSLAGLRALRLFILHSNLLASVPASLACLPLLTRLDLRDNQLRDVPPELLEAPFVRLQGNPLGRPPPDPPSPPGTPVVPEMPRLLLTSDLDSFAVTPQGCSVTLACGVRLQFPAGAAAAPVTIRYRLWPPEPRLVPLGPHDALLSGVLELQPHGAAFQQEVGLWLLFVPPRARRCREVVVRTLSGNSWSDLETCLEEEAPTRLWAHCQVPHFSWFLVVSRPVSDARLVPPEGTLLCSSGHAGVRVTFPPGATEEPRRVRMQSSPSSFLRPVTVQLPLPPGVTGLSLDRARLHLLHRAAPAAAWDDVTAQVALELTHLYARFRVTRFSWYWLWYTTKACVGSLAQKAWERLRLHRVNLIALQRRRDPKQVLLQCLPRSKVDATLRRLLERYRGPEPSDTVEMFEGEKFFAAFERGIDIDADRPDCVEGRLCFVFYSHLKNLKEVYVTTALDRRARAVRGQVSFYRGEVPEGVPEEAEAARQKRGPAALWMATLPIKLPRLRGCEGPTREPGLSLAPLNLGDAETGFLTQSNLLNVAGRLGPDWPAVALHLGLPYRELQRIRHEFRDDLDGQVRHMLFSWAERQAGQPGAAGRLVQALEQSDRRDVAEEVRAVLELGRRKYQEGIRHTSLAPRNLASPDRSPSPSPEPAQA is encoded by the exons ATGGCTGCGGTGGAGGCGGGGCCGGTGCCCGCGACATCAGCCCCAGAAGATGCTGCGAGAGATGCTTCAGAGGCTGTGAGTGCGGGGCCGGAGGTGCCCCCGCTCCCGGCAGGGAACCGGCTGAGCCTGCACCTGCACCCCGGGGGCTGCCGCCAGCTGCTGCGCCTCTGCGCCCAGCAGGCCCCTCAGCTGCTGGAGGTGGACTTCCTGCAGCTGAGTGGCCACGAGGACCCTCAGCTGCTGGAGGCCGCCCTGGCCCGGCTGCCTTGGAGCCTGCCACGCCTCCGCTCCCTGGTCCTCAAAG GTGGGCAACGTCGGGATGCCTTGGGTGCCTGCCTCCGGGGGTCGCTCACCACGCTGCCCGCCAGCCTGAGCAGCCTAGCCCACTTGGCCCACCTGGATCTGAGCTTCAACAGCCTGGAGACACTGCCGGCCTGCGTCCCCCAGATGTGTGGCCTGGACGCCCTCCTGCTGTCTCGTAACTGCCTCTCAGAACTGCCCGCGGCCCTGGGGACCCTCCCCGCCCTCACCTTCCTCGCCGTCACCCACAACCGCCTGCGAAcgctgcccccagccctgggggccCTGTCCAGCTTGCAGCGCCTCGATCTCTCTGGGAACTTGCTGGAGGCCCTGCCCCCTGAGATCGgaggcctggggagcctggccgAGCTCAATCTGGCCTCCAACCGGCTGCAGAGCCTCCCCAGCTCCCTTG CGGGGCTGCGGGCCCTACGGCTCTTCATTCTGCACAGCAACCTCCTGGCGTCGGTGCCCGCCAGCCTGGCCTGCCTCCCGCTGCTCACCCGGCTTGACCTGAGGGACAACCAGCTCCGGGACGTGCCCCCTGAGCTGCTGGAGGCCCCCTTCGTGCGGCTGCAAGGAAACCCCTTGGGCAGGCCCCCTCCTGACCCCCCTAGCCCCCCAG GGACACCCGTCGTCCCAGAAATGCCCAGGCTGCTGCTGACCTCAGATCTGGACAG CTTTGCCGTGACCCCCCAAGGCTGCTCCGTGACCTTGGCCTGCGGCGTCCGCCTGCAGTTCCCTGCGGGGGCTGCTGCTGCCCCCGTGACCATCCGCTACCGCCTGTGGCCGCCGGAGCCGCGCCTCGTGCCCCTGGGTCCCCACGACGCTCTGCTCAGCGGGGTCCTAGAGCTGCAGCCCCACGGGGCGGCCTTCCAGCAG GAGGTGGGCCTGTGGCTGCTCTTCGTGCCCCCGCGGGCCAGGCGTTGCCGCGAGGTGGTGGTCAGGACGCTGAGTGGCAACAGCTGGAGCGACCTAGAGacctgcctggaggaggaggcgCCCACG CGGCTCTGGGCCCACTGCCAGGTGCCCCACTTCTCCTGGTTCCTCGTGGTTTCGCGCCCTGTGTCCGACGCCCGCCTGGTGCCGCCGGAGGGGACGCTGCTGTGCTCCTCGGGACACGCCGGGGTCAGGGTCACCTTCCCCCCGGGGGCCACCGAGGAGCCGCGGCGCGTCCGCATGCAG AGCAGCCCCTCGAGCTTCCTCCGGCCAGTCACTGTCCAGCTTCCTCTGCCGCCCGGCGTCACAG GCCTGAGTCTGGACCGTGCCCGCCTGCACCTGCTGCATCGGGCTGCCCCCGCGGCCGCCTGGGACGACGTCACGGCGCAGGTGGCCCTGGAGCTCACGCACCTGTACGCACGCTTCCGGGTCACGCGCTTCTCCTG GTACTGGCTCTGGTACACCACCAAGGCCTGCGTGGGGAGCCTGGCGCAGAAGGCCTGGGAGCGGCTGCGGCTGCACCGCGTGAACCTCATCGCGCTGCAGAGACGCCGGGACCCCAAGCAGGTCCTGCTGCAGTGCCTGCCCCGCAGCAAG GTGGACGCCACCCTGCGGCGGCTGCTGGAGCGATACCGCGGCCCTGAGCCCTCGGACACCGTGGAGATGTTTGAGGGCGAGAAGTTCTTCGCCGCCTTCGAGAGGGGAATCGACATCGACGCAG ACCGCCCCGACTGCGTGGAGGGCAGGCTCTGCTTTGTCTTCTACTCCCACCTGAAGAATTTGAAGGAGGTGTACGTGACCACCGCCCTGGACCGACGGGCTCGGGCCGTGAGGGGCCAG gTGTCCTTCTACCGGGGCGAGGTGCCGGAGGGAGTGCCTGAGGAGGCAGAGGCTGCCCGGCAGAAGAGGGGCCCAGCTGCCCTGTGGATGGCCACTCTGCCCATCAAGCTGCCC AGATTGCGGGGATGCGAGGGCCCGACCCGGGAGCCTGGCCTCTCCCTGGCACCTCTGAACCTGGGCGACGCCGAGACtggcttcctgacccagagcAACCTGCTGAATGTGGCCGGGCGCCTGGGCCCTGACTGGCCAGCTGTGGCCCTGCACCTGGGCCTGCCTTACCGTGAGCTCCAGCGCATCCGGCATGAGTTCCG GGATGACCTGGATGGGCAGGTCCGCCACATGCTCTTCTCCTGGGCGGAGCGCCAGGCTGGGCAGCCGGGGGCCGCGGGGCGCCTCGTGCAGGCTCTGGAGCAGAGTGACCGGCGGGACGTGGCCGAAGAGGTGCGGGCTGTCCTGGAGCTTGGCCGCCGCAAGTACCAAGAGGGCATCCGTCACACGAGCCTGGCCCCCAGGAACCTCGCCTCGCCTGACCGGTCGCCGTCACCTTCCCCAGAGCCTGCCCAGGCTTAG
- the SLC25A22 gene encoding mitochondrial glutamate carrier 1 yields the protein MADKQISLPAKLINGGIAGLIGVTCVFPIDLAKTRLQNQQNGQRVYTSMSDCLIKTIRSEGYFGMYRGAAVNLTLVTPEKAIKLAANDFFRHQLSKDGQQLTLLKEMLAGCGAGTCQVIVTTPMEMLKIQLQDAGRLAAQRKILSAQAQLSGQGSAQPSVEAPATPRPTATQLTRDLLRSRGIAGLYKGLGATLLRDVPFSIVYFPLFANLNELGRPAPGEKSPFYVSFLAGCVAGSAAAVAVNPCDVVKTRLQSLQRGINEDTYSGFLDCARKILRNEGPSAFLKGAYCRALVIAPLFGIAQVVYFLGIAETLLGLPRIQP from the exons ATGGCCGATAAGCAGATCAG CCTGCCAGCCAAGCTCATCAATGGCGGCATCGCCGGCCTGATCGGGGTCACCTGCGTGTTCCCCATCGACCTGGCCAAGACGAGGCTTCAGAACCAGCAGAATGGCCAGCGCGTGTACACCAGCAT GTCCGACTGCCTCATCAAGACCATCCGCTCAGAGGGCTACTTCGGGATGTACCGTG GAGCCGCCGTGAACCTGACCCTCGTCACCCCTGAGAAGGCCATCAAGCTGGCAGCCAACGACTTCTTCCGACACCAGCTCTCCAAGGATGG GCAGCAGCTAACCCTGTTGAAGGAGATGCTGGCGGGCTGCGGGGCCGGCACCTGCCAGGTGATCGTGACCACCCCCATGGAGATGCTGAAGATCCAGCTCCAGGACGCGGGCCGCCTCG CCGCCCAGAGGAAGATCCTGTCCGCCCAGGCCCAGCTCTCGGGCCAGGGGAGTGCCCAGCCCTCGGTGGAGGCTCCGGCCACCCCCCGACCCACGGCCACTCAGCTGACCAGGGACCTGCTGCGGAGCCGTGGCATCGCTGGTCTCTACAAGGGCCTGGGGGCCACGCTGCTCAG GGACGTCCCCTTCTCCATCGTCTACTTCCCCCTCTTCGCCAACCTGAACGAGCTGGGCCGGCCAGCACCTGGGGAGAAGTCGCCTTTCTACGTGTCCTTCCTAGCCGGTTGCGTGGCTGGGAGCGCGGCTGCTGTGGCTGTCAACCCCTGTGATG tggttaagactcggctCCAGTCACTGCAGCGTGGCATCAACGAGGACACCTACTCAGGATTCCTGGACTGTGCCAG GAAGATCCTGCGGAACGAGGGCCCCTCCGCCTTCCTGAAGGGCGCTTACTGCCGTGCCCTGGTCATTGCCCCGCTGTTCGGCATTGCTCAAGTGGTTTACTTCCTGGGCATCGCTGAGACCCTGCTGGGGCTGCCGCGCATCCAGCCCTGA